One window of the Ureibacillus sp. FSL W7-1570 genome contains the following:
- the argF gene encoding ornithine carbamoyltransferase, which yields MVIVDNPHLLNDLLVGKSFLTLKNHSEEEIHYLIDLAAELKAMKKKRIPHRYLEGQNIALLFEKPSTRTRCAFTVACVDLGAHPEYLGKQDVQFGKKESTRDTAIVLGRMFDGIGFRGFKQSVVETLAEYAGVPVWNGLTDEFHPTQVLADFLTIKEQKGRLKGVNLVYVGDGRNNVATSLLVGAAKVGMNFRICSPKELFPSEEMVAYAQKLAEESKSDIVISDNIDETVKGADAIYTDVWVSMGEEDKFKERIELLLPYQVNRKMIEKTGNEQVMFLHCLPSFHDLETEIGRKVYEEYGIKEMEVTDEVFQSKHSFVFDQAENRLHTIKAVMAATNHRQ from the coding sequence ATGGTAATTGTGGACAACCCCCATTTATTGAACGATCTTTTAGTTGGCAAAAGTTTTCTCACTTTAAAAAATCATTCAGAAGAAGAAATCCATTATTTGATTGATTTGGCGGCCGAGTTAAAGGCAATGAAAAAGAAAAGAATTCCGCACCGCTATTTGGAAGGACAAAATATTGCCCTTTTATTTGAAAAACCTTCCACAAGAACGAGATGCGCCTTTACGGTCGCTTGTGTGGATTTGGGGGCACACCCTGAATATTTGGGAAAGCAGGATGTTCAGTTTGGTAAAAAAGAATCCACCCGTGATACGGCCATCGTTCTTGGCCGCATGTTTGATGGAATCGGGTTTAGGGGATTCAAACAATCGGTTGTGGAGACCCTTGCAGAATATGCGGGAGTCCCGGTGTGGAATGGATTGACCGATGAGTTCCATCCAACACAAGTATTGGCTGACTTTCTGACGATCAAAGAGCAAAAGGGCAGATTAAAAGGCGTGAATTTGGTGTATGTGGGAGACGGAAGAAACAACGTCGCAACCAGTCTCCTTGTGGGAGCGGCAAAAGTGGGCATGAACTTCCGAATCTGTTCCCCGAAAGAATTATTCCCTTCCGAGGAAATGGTTGCTTATGCCCAAAAGCTGGCGGAAGAATCAAAAAGCGACATTGTAATTTCAGATAATATTGATGAAACGGTAAAAGGCGCGGATGCCATTTACACGGATGTCTGGGTTTCAATGGGGGAAGAAGACAAGTTTAAAGAAAGAATCGAACTGTTGCTGCCTTATCAGGTGAACAGGAAGATGATTGAAAAAACGGGAAATGAACAGGTGATGTTCCTGCATTGCCTCCCGAGTTTTCACGATTTGGAAACGGAAATTGGGCGGAAAGTGTATGAAGAATACGGCATCAAAGAAATGGAAGTGACCGATGAAGTTTTCCAAAGCAAGCATTCCTTTGTGTTTGACCAAGCGGAAAACCGTTTACACACAATCAAAGCAGTAATGGCAGCGACGAATCACCGGCAATAA
- the arcA gene encoding arginine deiminase, whose product MNHVLNVTSEIGKLRTVLLHRPGQEVENLTPEYLQKLLFDDIPYLPIVQKEHDYFAQTLRDNGIEVLYLSTLLSEALHTEEIKKQFVYDILTESKISVDDSFYVIADYLLSFDTSKMVEKIMAGVRKDEIEHMKKKHLYEILTSHYPFYLDPMPNLYFTRDPSAVVGNGLTINKMREPARQRESLFMQYIVKYHPRFANKDIPIWFNRDFEYPMEGGDELVLSKDTIAIGISARTAAKSIERFTLNLFHSQSDIKRVLAVEIPKSRAFMHLDTVFTMIDYDKFTIHSAIQDADGKMDIYVLEKGPDNETLNITHKTNLLETLKEVLGLKEILLIPCGGGDMIAGPREQWNDGSNTLAIAPGKVVTYDRNYVTNELLRTNGVEVIEVLSSELSRGRGGPRCMSMPLVREALD is encoded by the coding sequence ATGAATCATGTATTGAATGTCACTTCGGAAATCGGAAAACTTCGAACCGTATTGCTTCACCGTCCTGGTCAAGAGGTGGAAAATTTGACGCCGGAATATTTACAAAAACTGCTTTTTGATGATATTCCGTATTTGCCCATCGTCCAAAAAGAACACGACTATTTTGCGCAAACTTTGCGCGACAACGGTATTGAAGTGCTATACTTATCGACATTGTTATCTGAAGCCTTACATACGGAAGAAATAAAAAAACAGTTTGTCTATGATATTTTGACGGAATCAAAAATCTCAGTGGATGATTCATTTTACGTCATAGCCGACTATTTATTGTCTTTCGACACATCAAAAATGGTCGAGAAAATCATGGCCGGTGTGCGCAAAGACGAAATTGAACATATGAAGAAAAAACATCTGTATGAAATCCTTACAAGCCACTATCCTTTCTATTTGGATCCAATGCCAAATCTTTACTTCACCAGAGACCCCTCAGCTGTCGTCGGCAATGGTTTGACCATCAATAAAATGCGGGAACCTGCCAGACAGCGTGAATCTCTTTTCATGCAATATATTGTGAAATATCATCCCCGCTTTGCCAACAAGGATATTCCCATTTGGTTCAATCGTGATTTCGAATATCCGATGGAAGGTGGCGACGAGCTCGTACTGTCCAAAGATACCATCGCCATCGGAATCAGTGCCCGCACTGCCGCAAAATCCATTGAACGTTTTACATTGAATCTTTTTCATTCCCAAAGTGACATCAAACGGGTCCTCGCCGTTGAAATCCCGAAAAGCCGGGCGTTTATGCACCTGGATACTGTATTCACCATGATCGATTACGACAAATTCACGATTCATTCCGCGATACAAGACGCTGACGGAAAAATGGACATTTATGTTCTTGAAAAAGGTCCGGACAACGAAACTTTAAACATTACACATAAAACCAATTTGTTGGAAACGTTGAAAGAAGTTTTGGGATTAAAAGAAATTTTATTGATTCCATGCGGGGGAGGGGACATGATAGCAGGCCCCCGTGAGCAATGGAATGACGGTTCCAATACATTGGCCATCGCCCCGGGGAAAGTGGTGACCTATGATCGGAACTACGTGACAAACGAGCTGTTAAGAACAAACGGCGTTGAAGTGATTGAAGTGTTGAGTTCGGAATTATCACGGGGTCGGGGCGGCCCACGCTGCATGAGCATGCCGTTGGTCCGGGAAGCTTTGGATTAA